In Pseudomonas sp. P5_109, the genomic window TGCCGCGATTCGATCAAGCCCCTGTCTTGGTGGTCGGCGATGTCATGCTCGACCGTTACTGGCATGGTGGTACCTCACGGATTTCTCCTGAGGCGCCGGTGCCGGTGGTCAAGGTCGATCACATCGAGGACCGTCCGGGCGGCGCAGCCAACGTTGCCTTGAACATTGCCGCCCTGGGGGCCCCGGCCTCGCTGGTCGGTGTAACCGGTGACGATGAAGCCGCCAACAGCCTGGTCAACAGCCTCAAGGGCGCCGGCGTGCGGGCCATCTTCCAGCGCATTGCGCACCAGCCGACCATCGTCAAGCTGCGGGTCATGAGCCGTCACCAGCAATTGCTGCGTATCGACTTCGAAGAACCCTTCGCCACTGACGCGCTGGCGCTGGCCGCGCAGGTCGACGAGTTGCTCGAAGGCATCAAGGTGCTGGTGCTGTCCGACTACGGCAAAGGCGCGCTGAAAAACCATCAGGCGCTGATCCAGGCCGCCCGTGCCCGTGGCATTCCGGTGCTGGCCGATCCCAAGGGCAAGGATTTCTCGATCTACCGCGGTGCGAGCCTGATCACGCCGAACCTCAACGAATTCGAAACCATCGTCGGTGGTTGCGCCGATGAGCACGAACTGGTCAACAAGGGCGCGCAACTGATGCACGACCTGGACCTCGGTGCCTTGCTGGTGACCCGTGGCGAGCACGGCATGACCTTGCTGCGTCCGGATCATCCGGCGCTGCACTTGCCAGCCCGTGCCCGTGAAGTGTTCGACGTGACCGGTGCCGGCGATACGGTGATTTCCACCCTGGCGGCCGCGATTGCTGCGGGTGAAGAGCTGCCTCACGCGGTGGCCCTGGCGAACCTGGCGGCCGGTATCGTGGTCGGCAAGCTCGGTACGGCGGCCATCAGTGCGCCGGAACTGCGTCGCGCGATCCAGCGCGAGGAAGGTTCCGAGCGCGGTGTGCTGGGTCTTGAGCAGTTGTTGCTGGCGGTCGATGATGCCCGCGCGCACAACGAACGGATCGTGTTCACCAACGGTTGCTTCGACATCCTGCACGCCGGTCACGTGACCTATCTGGAACAGGCGCGGGCCCAGGGCGATCGCCTGATAGTGGCGATCAACGACGATGCATCGGTCAGCCGCCTGAAAGGGCCGGGCCGTCCGATCAATAGTGTCGACCGACGTATGGCGGTACTGGCCGGCCTGGGGGCGGTGGATTGGGTGATCAGCTTCCCTGAAGGCACACCGGAAAACCTGCTGAGCGCGGTCAAGCCGGACGTGCTGGTCAAGGGTGGCGACTACGGGATCGACCAGGTGGTCGGCGCGGACATCGTGACGGCCTACGGCGGTACCGTGAAAGTGCTGGGGCTGGTGGAAAACAGCTCGACCACGGCGATTGTCGAGAAGATTCGCAAGTCCTGATTTGTGGCGAGGGGGCTTGCCCCCGTTGGGCTGCGAAGCGGCCCTGAAATTTGCCACCGCGATATGCCAGGCACTCCGCGTGCGATGATTTACGACTGCTTCGCAGCCGAACGGGGGCAAGCCCCCTCGCCACAAAAGCCCTGCCACAGAAGCGCGCTAGTCGCCCCTATCGTGCCGCCTTGCGCGGCACGATTTTCTTCAGCAACAACTTGGCCTTGCCACGCAACCGCGCCAAACCCGAATCCTTCCCCGGCGGGGTCAAGCCCTGCTGTCTCACCCAGTCCTTCCAGCGAATCCGCTCATCGCGCACCAGCCAGCCTTCCTGTCGGGCAAAACTCTCGGCCAGGTATAGGCCGCGCGTGCTGGCCGGGTACAACTGATCCTTCTTCAAGGTGTAGAGCTCAGCCATCGGGTGGCCGTCCTGCAAGGGCATCAAGTACAGGTCGGGGCGTTTGCGGTCGAGGCGGGCGACGAGTTGATCGCCTTCCAGTCTTTCATCGACATGGAACAGGCTCAGGGATTTGGCTTCCTTGGGAACGTCAAGGCGCAAGTCGTAAATCAGCTGCAGTGACGCCGTTGGCAAATGCACATAAGCCCGCGGACGCTCCATCAGCATCAGATTGGCGCAACGTACCGGCCGCGCCGAGCCGGACAGTGGCGACAAGCGAAACGGCAGGGCTTCACGGTAATGCAGGGCGGCCGAGTAAGGCGCCGGCAGCCAGGTGTCATTGAAGCGCCCACCGAGCCAGCCTTCGGGAGTTTCCAGCAGGCATTCTTCGGCTATCTCCTGGATCGCCGTGTGCAAGGGCAGGTTCAGTTCATGGGCCGGCACGTAGCCGGAAATCAGCTTGAGCACCACATCGCCACGGTCCTGCCGGCGTTGGCGCACCAGCACCCAATAGTCGCGATTCTGCCAATGCAGGGTCAGGCGTACCGAAACCCCGAGATTGGCCAGTTCGAGTGCAAACCGTTCACTGTCGCCGACCGTCACCGGGCGCCGACGTTGCAGGGTCTGGGAAAAATTCAGCGGCCTGCCGACGCTCTGATAAGCCAGGCCTTCGGGGGTCGCTTCGACGAATAACGGCAGGGTCTTGAAGTTGCTCGGGTTCTTTCTGATGAGCGTACGCGACATGTCGGCTCCTGCTTAAGGCCGCGTGGGCGGCGTCAGTGGCTACGTAGGACCTGGGCAACGGTCGCGACATTGTGGGCGAGGTGCAGCGGATTGATGGTCCCGACAATAGCACTGGCAACACCCGGATGTTCAAACAACAACTCGAAACTGGCACGCACCGGATCCACGCCCGGACTCAGGCAGACATGGCCACTGGCGAGGGCTTTCTTGATCAGAATGGCTTTGCCGTGTGCAGCAGCATAGTCAATGACGGCCTTCTCGTTTTGTTCGTTCAGATTGTAGGTGACCATCGCGCAGTCGCCTTGCTCCAGTGCCTTCAGGCCGCCGTCGACGGTTTTGCCGGAAAGCCCGAAACCGCGAATCTTGCCTTCGGCCTTGAGCGCGGCGAGGGTGTCGTAGACTTCGCAGTCATTGAGGATCGCCAGGTCGTTGCCGTCGGAGTGCACAAGCACCAGGTCGATGAAGTCCGTTTCCAGGCGTTGCAGGCTGCGTTCCACTGACATTCGCGTGTGTGCGGCGCTGAAGTCGTGACGAGACTGGCCGTCGGCAAACTCTTCACCGACCTTGCTGACAATCACCCAATCCTGACGCTGGCCGCGCAGCAACGGACCGAGGCGCTCTTCGCTGCGACCATAGGCCGGGGCCGTGTCGATCAGGTTGATGCCCAGGTCGCGGGCGAGCTTGAGCAGCATGCGCGCTTCATCGTCATCGGGAATCCGGAAGCCGTTGGGGTACTTCACCCCTTGGTCGCGGCCCAGTTTCACCGTGCCCAGGCCCAGGGGTGAAACCAGCAGGCCGGTGCTGCCCAGTGGGCGATGCAGGTCGTGCAGGGTCGGTTGGCTCATGGCAGCAGTTGCTCCCAGGCCGGTACGCCCATCGGCGGCTTCGGCAGTTCAGGCAGCGCTGCCGGGTGGCTTGGCTGGATACCGTCGCGGGTCAGGCTGGCGATCACGCGGTCGGCGAAGTCCGGCGCCAGGGCGAGCTTGGTCGGCCAACCCACCAGCAGTCGGCCTTCCTCGGCCACAAAGGCGTTGTCGGGACGGGTCAAGCCGGATTGCAGCGGTTCGGCGCGATCCACGCGCAAGGTCGCCCA contains:
- the hldE gene encoding bifunctional D-glycero-beta-D-manno-heptose-7-phosphate kinase/D-glycero-beta-D-manno-heptose 1-phosphate adenylyltransferase HldE; translation: MKLSMPRFDQAPVLVVGDVMLDRYWHGGTSRISPEAPVPVVKVDHIEDRPGGAANVALNIAALGAPASLVGVTGDDEAANSLVNSLKGAGVRAIFQRIAHQPTIVKLRVMSRHQQLLRIDFEEPFATDALALAAQVDELLEGIKVLVLSDYGKGALKNHQALIQAARARGIPVLADPKGKDFSIYRGASLITPNLNEFETIVGGCADEHELVNKGAQLMHDLDLGALLVTRGEHGMTLLRPDHPALHLPARAREVFDVTGAGDTVISTLAAAIAAGEELPHAVALANLAAGIVVGKLGTAAISAPELRRAIQREEGSERGVLGLEQLLLAVDDARAHNERIVFTNGCFDILHAGHVTYLEQARAQGDRLIVAINDDASVSRLKGPGRPINSVDRRMAVLAGLGAVDWVISFPEGTPENLLSAVKPDVLVKGGDYGIDQVVGADIVTAYGGTVKVLGLVENSSTTAIVEKIRKS
- a CDS encoding aldo/keto reductase codes for the protein MSQPTLHDLHRPLGSTGLLVSPLGLGTVKLGRDQGVKYPNGFRIPDDDEARMLLKLARDLGINLIDTAPAYGRSEERLGPLLRGQRQDWVIVSKVGEEFADGQSRHDFSAAHTRMSVERSLQRLETDFIDLVLVHSDGNDLAILNDCEVYDTLAALKAEGKIRGFGLSGKTVDGGLKALEQGDCAMVTYNLNEQNEKAVIDYAAAHGKAILIKKALASGHVCLSPGVDPVRASFELLFEHPGVASAIVGTINPLHLAHNVATVAQVLRSH